A genomic region of Peptoniphilus sp. ING2-D1G contains the following coding sequences:
- a CDS encoding D-3-phosphoglycerate dehydrogenase (3-phospho-D-glycerate + NAD+ = 3-phosphonooxypyruvate + NADH, 2-hydroxyglutarate + NAD+ = 2-oxoglutarate + NADH; High confidence in function and specificity), whose translation MKILITEPVHQSGIKYLENLGYTLKYSKSLDKKQIIEDLKGVDAAIIRIVNFDREIIENSNLKVIGVHGTGTDIVDLDAAKDNLVAVVNAPGANARSVAELNMALILDLARQLTKSANNYAKGNFEIKYQLNYMELKGKTLGILGYGNIGKALAEIAHFGFGMKILTYNHRRKEADTYVNLTTDRDYVIKNCDFLALCLASTPQTDNSIGSEELKSMKDSAFLINTSRGTLIKEDDLLKALEEKIIAGAAIDTTIQEPLDKNHPFFKLDNLILTPHIGGTTEEALEKTIMLTAKGVDDVLSGRETAYRVI comes from the coding sequence ATGAAAATTTTGATAACGGAGCCTGTTCATCAAAGTGGAATAAAATATCTTGAAAATTTAGGATATACCTTGAAATATTCCAAATCCTTGGATAAAAAACAGATTATTGAAGATCTGAAGGGCGTGGATGCAGCCATAATACGAATTGTAAATTTCGACAGAGAGATAATAGAAAATTCGAATTTAAAGGTCATAGGAGTACACGGTACGGGCACGGATATTGTGGATTTAGATGCTGCCAAGGACAACCTTGTGGCGGTGGTAAACGCTCCCGGAGCAAATGCAAGAAGCGTAGCTGAGCTTAATATGGCTTTGATTTTAGACTTGGCAAGGCAACTGACCAAAAGTGCAAATAACTATGCAAAGGGTAACTTTGAAATAAAGTATCAACTCAATTACATGGAACTGAAGGGCAAAACCTTGGGAATTTTGGGTTATGGAAATATCGGAAAAGCCTTGGCTGAAATTGCACACTTCGGTTTCGGCATGAAAATACTCACCTACAACCACAGAAGAAAAGAAGCCGATACATATGTGAATTTGACCACAGATAGAGATTATGTAATAAAAAATTGTGATTTTCTGGCTTTGTGTTTAGCATCGACTCCTCAAACTGATAACAGCATAGGATCAGAGGAATTAAAATCCATGAAAGATAGTGCCTTTCTGATAAACACCTCAAGGGGAACTTTGATAAAGGAGGATGATTTGCTAAAAGCCTTAGAGGAAAAAATCATAGCGGGAGCGGCTATAGATACTACGATACAAGAGCCCTTGGACAAAAATCATCCCTTTTTTAAATTAGATAACTTAATTCTCACACCCCATATTGGAGGAACAACAGAAGAAGCCTTGGAGAAAACCATAATGTTGACTGCAAAGGGTGTGGATGATGTGCTATCAGGTAGAGAAACAGCCTACAGAGTAATTTAA